Below is a window of Agrobacterium vitis DNA.
ACAGGAAACCGACCCCAAGGGCCTGCTCAATCCCGGCAAGATGATCGCCTGGGAAAATCCCGATTTCGACTTTTCCGCCGGGCGCAACTATCTGTTTCCCGGATTACAATCGATGGGAGACGATTGAAATCCTTGCACTTTCAACCGGAGATGATTTAGAACGCAAAGGCTTGACGGCATGAGGCCGTCTTCACAGTCCGAAGGTACTCCTGGCGGGGCTTGTCCCTGATCATGCATGAACATGACCTTTCCTCCAGCCAGCAGGCGGAAGAAGGCATCGGGACAAACGACGCGGATGTTTTTGACAGAACCCTCCGGGGAACCGGCGGGTGCAAACCAGGGACTTTTGCATGCGCGTGCTCGTTCTTCACTCTCATCCCTTGGCTGAAAGCTTCAACCGGGCGCTCTACTACAAGACCTGCCAAAGCCTGGAGCAAGCCGGCCATGAGGTTGATGGCTGCAATTTGTATGATGAGGGTTTCGACCCGGTTCTTTCGGCTGAGGAGCGGCGGATCTATCATGATTATCCAGACAATATCCAGCCGGTGAAATCCTATGTCGAGCGGTTGAAGGCAGCAGAAGGCCTTGTTATCGTCACCCCCGTGTGGAATTTCAGCTTTCCCGCCATGCTGAGCGGCTATTTTGAC
It encodes the following:
- a CDS encoding NAD(P)H-dependent oxidoreductase, translated to MRVLVLHSHPLAESFNRALYYKTCQSLEQAGHEVDGCNLYDEGFDPVLSAEERRIYHDYPDNIQPVKSYVERLKAAEGLVIVTPVWNFSFPAMLSGYFDRVWLPGVTFELIDGKLTPTLRHIRKLAGVLTYGATPLRAFLAGNPPKKSVKRVLRAQIKLGAPVKFLAHYDMNNCTQQSRATFLDKVGGVMERF